TAACCTACAACAAAAATACCCACTAAAATTTGTGCCAGCGTTGCTACGTAAAATCCTACGTCACTGAGCTGGGTGGTAACTGGGGTACGTTTCATTTCAAATAAGAGCTGGAAAAATGACATAAAAACGCCCCAAAATACTCCCGTCCTGATCTGGAATTTCCACCTTTCACTCATACTAATCCAGCTTATCCGTTAATTTCTTAAACACTTTCCGCGCCTCTTTGCCCTCATATAGAATATTGTATACGGCATCGATGATGGGCGTTTTCGCGCCATATTCCTCGTTGAGTTTGTAAGCGCTCTTGACGGCATAGTAGCCTTCGGCCACCATGCTCATTTCCATCATGGCGCTTTTGACGGTGTAGCCTTTCCCAATCATATTCCCAAACATACGGTTCCTTGAAAACACCGAATATCCCGTCACGAGCAAATCACCCAGATAGGCTGAATCATTGATGTTGCGCTTCATCTTATGTACTTTCCTGATGAACTTCTTCATTTCCCGGATACCATTGCTCATCAATACCGACTGGAAGTTGTCGCCATAGCCCAAACCATGCGCAATCCCGGCAGCAATCGCGTAAATGTTTTTAAGCATCGCCGCATATTCCGTACCCACAATGTCATCGGAGATTTTTACCTTAATGTAATTTCCGGCGAGGTTGTCGCCCATGATCTCGGCCTTTTTCTCATCACCACAGGCAATGGTCAGGTATGAGAGGCGTTCGAGCGCCACTTCCTCAGCGTGGCATGGCCCGGTTATCACGCCAATGTTGTCATACGGGATGCCAAATTCCTTATGGAAATGCTCGCCGACAATCAAGAATGTTTCAGGGACAATCCCTTTGATGGCCGAGAAAATGACTTTTGATTTCAGACTTTCGGTAAGTCTCGAGAGCTCGCCGCTTAAAAAGGCGGAGGGAATCGCAAAG
The nucleotide sequence above comes from Flavobacterium magnum. Encoded proteins:
- a CDS encoding NAD(P)H-dependent glycerol-3-phosphate dehydrogenase, with protein sequence MSEQPKFAVIGGGSWATAIAKMLCVNLSEIAWYMRNTDAIAHIKTHRHNPNYLSSVEFDVRKLKLTSDINEAVAYADYIIFAIPSAFLSGELSRLTESLKSKVIFSAIKGIVPETFLIVGEHFHKEFGIPYDNIGVITGPCHAEEVALERLSYLTIACGDEKKAEIMGDNLAGNYIKVKISDDIVGTEYAAMLKNIYAIAAGIAHGLGYGDNFQSVLMSNGIREMKKFIRKVHKMKRNINDSAYLGDLLVTGYSVFSRNRMFGNMIGKGYTVKSAMMEMSMVAEGYYAVKSAYKLNEEYGAKTPIIDAVYNILYEGKEARKVFKKLTDKLD